The Streptomyces sp. NBC_01426 genome includes a region encoding these proteins:
- a CDS encoding helix-turn-helix domain-containing protein, producing the protein MDDTRTRVTPTAERDRSLMERDLAYALATQVFELRRAAGLSQSELAARAGMKQAHVSRFESAQSTPTLSTLLRLADGLGMTLTVDFTTEETP; encoded by the coding sequence ATGGACGACACGCGTACCCGCGTCACCCCGACCGCCGAGCGGGATCGCTCACTCATGGAGCGAGATCTCGCCTACGCCCTGGCCACGCAGGTCTTCGAACTCCGGCGGGCGGCAGGCCTGTCACAAAGCGAGCTCGCCGCTCGGGCGGGCATGAAGCAGGCGCACGTCTCGCGCTTCGAGTCGGCGCAGAGCACCCCCACCCTGTCCACGCTCCTCCGCCTGGCCGACGGCCTCGGGATGACACTCACGGTGGACTTCACGACGGAGGAGACCCCGTGA